The DNA region GGTCGGCTATTACCCGATCAGGCCAACGGCGGCGGGCCGCGCGCTTTGCCCGCACTGGCCGGCGCGCGTCTATCACTGGCACGGCGAAGGCTTTGCATTGCCCGACGGCGCCGAGCTGCTCGCCGCCGGCGATGATTTTCCGGTGCAGGCATTCCAGTTCGGCAATGCCTTCGGCCTGCAATTCCATCCCGACGTCACTTACGCGATGATGCATCGCTGGACCACGCGCGGTTGCGGGCGGATGGACCAGCCGGGCGCACAGCCGCGCCATCTGCACTTCGCCGAGCGCGCGGTCCACGATGCCGCCGAACGCGCCTGGCTGAAGCATTTCATCGACGGCTGGCTCGCGCGCGCGCCGCAGGCATTGATGCTGCAAGCCGCCGAATAGCCGCCACGCGGAATTTCACGCCGCCTTTTCATTGTCAGCGATGTGCTAGTCTCCGCTGACGCGCGCGGCCTGGTCGCGCGCGTCAAGAACAACAAGGCAAGGGAGACGGCCGTGAGCTACCAGCACATCCTCTATGAGGTCAGCGAGCGGATCGCGACGATCACGCTCAACCGCCCCGACCGCATGAATGCGTGGACCGCGATCATGGAGCGCGATGTGCGCCATGCGATGGAGGCCGCGGCCAATGACGACGATGTCCGCGTCATCGTGCTGACCGGCGCGGGCCGCGGCTTCTGCGCCGGTGCCGACATGGAGGCTTTGCAGGGCATCGATCCCAACGAGGTCAGGCGCGGCGACAGCATTCCGTTCGACATGAACCGTCGCGCCGACTGGCAGACGCGCTATGCCTATTATCCGGCGATCAAGAAGCCCGTGATTGCGATGCTCAACGGCGCCACCGCCGGCATCGGCCTGGTCCATGCGCTCTATTGCGATTTGCGCTTCGCGGCCGATACCGCGGTGTTCACCACCGCCTTCGCCCGGCGCGGCCTGATCGCCGAGCACGGCATCAGCTGGACGTTGCCGCGCATCATAGGCCACGCCAACGCGCTCGATCTGTTGATGTCGGCGCGGCGCGTCTCGGCGGCGGAGGCGCTGCGCATCGGCCTCGTCAACCGGCTGTCTGCGCCGGACAAGCTGCGCGAGGAGACTTACGCCTATGCCCGCGACCTCGCCGATTTCGTTTCGCCGAGCGCCATCGCCGTCATCAAGCGCCAGCTCTACGACACCCCGTTCCAGACGCTGGCCGAAGCCACCATCGACGCCAACCGCGAGATGCAGATCGCGCTGAAGGGAAATGATTTCAGGGAAGGGGTGGCAAGCTTCGTGGAGAAGCGGCCGCCGCGGTTTACGGGGACGTGAGGGGCTGTTTGGGTTTGCTGAACCGGTCCGTCTTCGCCCTTTGGGCTTCGCCGGACACCACGCTTCGCCCTCCGGGCAACTCTCGTGGCTGCGCCACGCGTAGGTCGTAGGCGATGGATGAGAGGGGTTTGCTGAACCGGTCCGTCTTCGCCCTTCGGGCTACGCCGGACACCACGCTTCACCCTCCGGGCAACTCGTGGCTGCGCCACGCGTAGCCCGAAGGGCGAAGCGTGGTGGAGCCAGGCGGGATCGAACCGCCGACCTCGTCATTGCGAACGACGCGCTCTCCCAGCTGAGCTATGGCCCCATCGTGGCCGGGTGCTGAGTGTCCCGACCGGCAGCAGGGCGCCATTTACAGTGCCGCCCAAGGTCAAGTCAAGAACGGTGAAACCGCGGGTTTGAGGCTTTTTGGCCGGGAACTTCCCTTGTTTGCAGGGGGATGAACCGATATCTAGCAGGCTGTCCTCCCTGCGAGCCCCCACCATATGCGCGCCGTTCTCGACATCGTCATCATCGTCCTCGACCTCTACACATGGCTCTTGATCGCGTCCGCCATTCTGTCCTGGCTGATCGCCTTCAACGTCGTCAACACGCGCAACCAGTTCGTCGCGGCGGTGGCCGAGTTCCTGTACCGGATCACCGAGCCGGTGCTGCGCCCGATCCGCAACGTGATGCCGAATCTCGGCGGGCTCGACATCTCGCCGATCATCGTGATCCTGCTGATCATGTTTATCGAGCGGGTGATCATGTATTACATCTATCCCAACGTCATCTGACGCTCGTTGATGGACCCTTCGCGATGGACCCTTGGCGCTATTCCACCGAGGGCATCAGCATCGCGTTGCGCGTGACGCCGCGCGGCGGCCGTGACGAGATCGACGGCGTCGAGACGCTGGCCAACGGCCGCTCGGTGGTGAAGATTCGGGTCCGCGCCATTGCCGAGGGCGGCGAGGCCAACCGCGCGGTGACCGAGCTGCTGGCGAAGGCGCTCGGCGTGCCGAAGGTCAGGGTGAAGATCGTGTCCGGCGTCACCTCACGCCTCAAGCAGGTGGCGATCGACGGCGACCCGAAGGGGCTGGGCGAGACCTTGAAGCGGCTGACCGCCACGCGAACGACCGAGGACTGACATGACTGCCCGCATCATCGACGGAAAAGCCATCGCCGCCGAGCTTCGTGCCCGCGTCGCCGACGAAGTCGCCCGCGTCCAGCGCGACCATGCGCTGACCCCCGGGCTCGCGGTCGTGCTGGTGGGTAACGATCCCGCCAGCGAGGTCTATGTCCGCAGCAAGCACACCCAGACCCAGGCCGCCGGCATGGCCTCGTTCGAGCACAAGCTGCCGGCGGATGTTTCGCAGGCCGACCTGTTGGCGCTGATCGCGCGGCTCAACCGCGATCCGCTGGTGCACGGCATTCTGGTGCAGCTGCCGCTGCCGAAATCGCTGCACACCGAGACCATCATCAATGCGATCGATCCGGCCAAGGACGTCGACGGCCTGCATCCGAGCAATGCCGGCCGGCTCGCCGGCGGCCTTGCCGCGCTGTCGCCCTGCACGCCGCTCGGCTGCATCATCCTGACCAAGAGCGTGCATGCCTCGCTCGAGGGCATGAATGCGATCGTGATCGGCCGCTCCAATCTGGTCGGCCGACCGCTGGTGCAATTGCTGCTGAACGAGAACGCGACGGTGACGATCGCGCATTCGCGCTCGCGCGATCTGCCGAAGCTCTGTGCGCAGGCCGACCTGGTCTATGCCGCGGTCGGCAAGCCCGAGATGGTGCGCGGTGACTGGCTGAAGCCGGGCGCGACCGTGATCGATGTCGGCATCAACCGTATCCCGGTCGAGGGCGGCAAGCCGAAGCTGGTCGGCGACGTCGCGTTCCAGGAGGCGCTCGCCGTTGCCGGCGCGATCACGCCGGTGCCGGGCGGCGTCGGCCAGATGACGGTGGCGTGCCTCTTGGTGAACACGCTGCGCGCGGCCTGCGCGATCGCCGGCCTGCCGGCACCGGCGGTGTAGTCCAGCGCCGGCGTTCCGGGGCGCGTCGAAGACGCGAACCCGGAACCTCGAAGTTGTGGCGCGAGATTCCGGGTTCTCGCTTCGCGAGCCCCGGAATGACGACTACGTCGTCACTTCTGCTTCTTGTCCCGCTCGATCCCTTCCAGGATCAGCTTGCACGCCTCCTCGGCGTCGCCCCAGCGGAGGATCTTCACCCACTTGCCCTTCTCGAGATCCTTGTAATGCTCGAAGAAGTGCTGGATCTGGTCCAGCGTGATCTGGGGAAGGTCGCTGTAGTTCTTCACCTTGTCGTAGCGCTGGGTGAGCTTCGACGAGGGCACCGCGATGATCTTCTCGTCGCCGCCGGCCTCGTCTTCCATCAGGAGCACGCCGACCGGGCGGACGCTCATGACGGCGCCGGGGATGATCGCGCGGGTGTTGATGATCAGCACGTCGCAGGGGTCGCCGTCGCCCGACAGCGTGTGCGGGATGAAGCCGTAATTGCCGGGATAGCGCATCGGCGTGTAGAGGAAGCGGTCTACCACCAGCGTGCCGGCCTCCTTGTCCATCTCGTATTTGATGGGCTCGCCGCCAACGGGCACCTCGATGATGACGTTGACGTCGTGGGGCGGGTTCTTTCCGGTCGATATGGCGTCGATACGCATGGATTGCTCCGCGTGGCCTTTAGGGAGTGGGCGGTGATGGGATTTTCTTGTTTGGCGCCGTCACGGCGCGAAGCCGTATGGTTGCCCGAGCCTGATGCCGGGCGGGGCATCGCGTGAAGCGCTCAGGCTGGTCTAGCCTTGCTGCGGGCGCGAGAGAAGCGGGATTTTCAGTTCGTCCAGGCGAAAGCGACCTTGTCGAGCGACTTCGGCCCGAACCGCTCCGACGAGCGCGCCACCATGCGGCCGCCCAGCGCACGATAGAACTCGGTCGCCGCCTCGTTGTCGGAGAGCGCCCAGATCACCATGCTCTTCAGGCCGCTCTGCACCAGGTCGCGGCGCGCCGCGGTGAACAGCCGCCGGCCGAAGCCGAGGCCCTGGAATTCCGGCCGCAGATAGAGCTCGTAGATCTCGCCTTCGAAGTGCAGGCTGCGGGCGCGGTTGCGGCCGTAATTGGCGTAGCCCGCGATCTTGTCGCCGAACACCAGCACGCTGACGCGGCTGCCCTTGCGGATCGCGCTGTCCCACCATTGCGGGCCGCGGCGGTTGATCAGCTTCTCGAGTTCGGCGCCGGGGATGATGCCCTGATACGCCGAGCGCCAGGCCTCGTCATGGGTGCACGCCACCGCAGTTGCATCTGCAGCTTTGGCCGGCCGGACTTCGATCAGCGTTGTGCTCATGGCCATTATCAAAGCAAGTCGGACGGCCGCCTTCAAGGTCCATCGTTAATTATCGGTTAACCTGTGGATTTTCTGCATCAGTGTGGTGAAAAATTGTACCGAAAAAGGACAGGACGCCGTCCGGCACGGCATGGTCTGTGGGCAAGATCCGGAGCAGGGCATGGACTTGCCGTGGTTTATGACAACGCCCATGTCCGGGCGGGTGTCCCGAGATGTGATTCGTCGCCGGAGCGAGCGAGACAATGACGCTCTACTTGCTGGTCAAATATCTCCATGTGCTCGGCGCCATCGTGATCCTCGGCACCGGGACCGGCATCGCCTTCTTCATGCTGATGGCGCATCGCACGCATGACGCGGCCTTCATCGCGCGCACTGCGGCGACCGTCGTGATCGCGGACATGGTCTTCACGTTGTCGGCGGTGCTGCTGCAACCGGTCAGTGGCGGGCTGTTGATAATGCTGTCGTCGACCAGTCTCACGGAGCGCTGGCTGCTGGTCTCGCTCGCGCTCTACGCCGTGGCGGGCGCGTTCTGGATCCCCGTCGTCTTCATGCAGATCGAGATGCGCGATCTCGCGCGCGCCGCGGCGGAGAAAAATCACGCCCTGCCGCCGCGCTATTTTGCGCTCTTCCGCCGCTGGTTGCTGTTCGGTATTCCCGGCTTCGGCTCGGTCATGATCATCCTGTGGCTGATGATCGCGAAGCCTTTCTAGGACCCCCAATGGGCGAAGCATCACGCAACATCGTCGTGCTCGGCGCGTCCGGCCTGATCGGCCGCACCCTCACCGACGATCTGCGCGGACGCGGTTTCCATGTGATCGGGATCGCACGGCAATTCTCGCTTGCGCAGAAGGTCAGCGCGTTCGACCTCGAGCTGCCGGTGATGTCGATGGATGCGGCAGCGCTGGCGCAGCTGCTTCGCGCCCGCAGCGCCGACGTCGTCGTCAACTGCCTCGGCGTGCTGCAGGACGGCCCGGGCAGCGACACCAGCGCGGTGCATCGCGATTTCGTGGCGCGGCTCATTGAGGCGATCCGCGGCAGCGAGCGCGCCGTCCGTCTCGTCCAGATCTCGATTCCCGGCGCAGCCAACGAGGATCGCACCGCCTTCTCGACCACCAAACGCGA from Bradyrhizobium genosp. L includes:
- a CDS encoding GNAT family N-acetyltransferase, producing MSTTLIEVRPAKAADATAVACTHDEAWRSAYQGIIPGAELEKLINRRGPQWWDSAIRKGSRVSVLVFGDKIAGYANYGRNRARSLHFEGEIYELYLRPEFQGLGFGRRLFTAARRDLVQSGLKSMVIWALSDNEAATEFYRALGGRMVARSSERFGPKSLDKVAFAWTN
- a CDS encoding DUF2269 family protein — encoded protein: MTLYLLVKYLHVLGAIVILGTGTGIAFFMLMAHRTHDAAFIARTAATVVIADMVFTLSAVLLQPVSGGLLIMLSSTSLTERWLLVSLALYAVAGAFWIPVVFMQIEMRDLARAAAEKNHALPPRYFALFRRWLLFGIPGFGSVMIILWLMIAKPF
- the ppa gene encoding inorganic diphosphatase, which encodes MRIDAISTGKNPPHDVNVIIEVPVGGEPIKYEMDKEAGTLVVDRFLYTPMRYPGNYGFIPHTLSGDGDPCDVLIINTRAIIPGAVMSVRPVGVLLMEDEAGGDEKIIAVPSSKLTQRYDKVKNYSDLPQITLDQIQHFFEHYKDLEKGKWVKILRWGDAEEACKLILEGIERDKKQK
- a CDS encoding enoyl-CoA hydratase; the protein is MSYQHILYEVSERIATITLNRPDRMNAWTAIMERDVRHAMEAAANDDDVRVIVLTGAGRGFCAGADMEALQGIDPNEVRRGDSIPFDMNRRADWQTRYAYYPAIKKPVIAMLNGATAGIGLVHALYCDLRFAADTAVFTTAFARRGLIAEHGISWTLPRIIGHANALDLLMSARRVSAAEALRIGLVNRLSAPDKLREETYAYARDLADFVSPSAIAVIKRQLYDTPFQTLAEATIDANREMQIALKGNDFREGVASFVEKRPPRFTGT
- the folD gene encoding bifunctional methylenetetrahydrofolate dehydrogenase/methenyltetrahydrofolate cyclohydrolase FolD → MTARIIDGKAIAAELRARVADEVARVQRDHALTPGLAVVLVGNDPASEVYVRSKHTQTQAAGMASFEHKLPADVSQADLLALIARLNRDPLVHGILVQLPLPKSLHTETIINAIDPAKDVDGLHPSNAGRLAGGLAALSPCTPLGCIILTKSVHASLEGMNAIVIGRSNLVGRPLVQLLLNENATVTIAHSRSRDLPKLCAQADLVYAAVGKPEMVRGDWLKPGATVIDVGINRIPVEGGKPKLVGDVAFQEALAVAGAITPVPGGVGQMTVACLLVNTLRAACAIAGLPAPAV
- a CDS encoding DUF167 domain-containing protein, whose amino-acid sequence is MDPWRYSTEGISIALRVTPRGGRDEIDGVETLANGRSVVKIRVRAIAEGGEANRAVTELLAKALGVPKVRVKIVSGVTSRLKQVAIDGDPKGLGETLKRLTATRTTED
- a CDS encoding YggT family protein, coding for MRAVLDIVIIVLDLYTWLLIASAILSWLIAFNVVNTRNQFVAAVAEFLYRITEPVLRPIRNVMPNLGGLDISPIIVILLIMFIERVIMYYIYPNVI